The region TGGATGGCGGAGGCAATTGGTTGCCTGTAAATAGCAGAAAGGGAACAACGATGGTTGATTTCTCATTTAGTCCGATTGCCGTGTCGGATGATAGCTACAAGATAATCGTTCGCGCTAGAGATTTGCGTGGAAATAGTGGCACCGCGCAAACAAAACTTGTAATTGATCGTTTGGCGCCCATGATTGGTCCGGCCTATGTTAGTTTTGGCCCGCAATCGTTGTTGCCGGTTAATAATGATTGGTTTGAGACAAGCGAAGGCGTGGATTTAAAAGTCGTGGTATCTGCTGTTGGTGGTCCCGAAATTGTGGATTTGATCGCAGAAAATAAAAATGATCAGCAAATATTTTCTTTAGTAAAAAATACGGAAACGGGTTTATGGTCAGGAACGCTATCATTCGCAAAAATAGGCGACTACGTAGTTAAGGTTCGTGCAAAAGACGGAGCGGGCAGGGTTCTGGAAAGAGATTTATTGAATTTTCGGGTATTGGAACAGGCTAAATTGTTGGCTTCAAACGGTGAACCCTTAATTAAAGCTAACGTTAGTATTTTTATTCGAGATGCCAGCAGTAATAGGTTTATTTTGTGGGACGCGGAGCCGTTTGGGCTCGAAAATCCCATCGTTGTTTCCGAAAAAGGAAAATTCCCCCTGGTCTTGCCGGACGGAGAATATTATTTGTTGGTGAAAGCGGGTAATTTCTATCGTGGTCAAACACCAATATTCAAGATCCGTGGGATTGGCGCGCTCCCTGCGATACTTAAAGCTTCAAGCAATAATTTTTTCAGTTCCGTATTCTCAAAAGTATGGCCGACGGCCATATCTCTCCAGTTTAATTTACCGGAGAGAAAGGCGTCGGACCAGTCTGCTTTGGTAGGGAAAGAGGTGCCATTTGTCGGCCTTTCCAGTGAAAATGGAGTAGTGTTTTCATCTGATCTAAAAGGTAAGCCGATGATTCTTACGTTTGTTGCCGACTGGGTTCCCGACACGGTGGAGCAAATGGCAAATTTATCAAATATTTCTCAAGATAAAATAGCAACTGCCGGCGTATTTATTCAGACGACACTAACAGAGGCTGTCCTCTATAAGAGCAGGGGAAATTATCAGTTAAAAACTTATGTTGATCCAAATGGCGAATCGGTGGTTCCGTTTGATATCCATGCACTGCCGACTACTTATTTTATTGATCGAAACGGAATTGTGATGGGAGTGAAGGCGGGGGTGATGACGAGGGAGGAGATACGGAAGGAGATAACCCAACTTGGTTTGTAAAAACCAAGTTGCTAATTTTCCAGCCTTCACCAAGGTTTCGGCCGGCAAGCAATTATCAATGACCAATTTTCAATTAATTATCAATTATGGCCCAACCGCAGGAATTTGATTTAGAAGAGCGAACAGTCGTTTTTGCCGAGAAGATTATTGATTTAGTAAGGTCAATCAATTGTGATGCGGTTAATAGCAGAATTATCAATCAGTTAGTAGGCTCAAGCGGTTCAATCGGAGCAAATTACTGTGAAGCAACCGAAGCGGAGAGCAAAAAAGATTTCATTCATAAAATCGGTATTGCCAAAAAAGAAACAAAAGAGACGAGACACTGGTTAAGACTTCTTGCCAGAGCCAACAAGGAAAGAAAAGAAGAAATTAGAATCCTTTGGAAAGAAGCGCAAGAACTTTTGCTGATCTTTTCCAAGATAATTAGAAGCAGTAAGGCAAAAGTAATTGATAATTAAAAAATTGACCATTAATTGATAATTGGTCATTGATAATTGAAAATTATTATAGCAATTATTTACCATAAAGTGTACTATTAAGGCAATAATTAACATAAATATTTTGAAATAAATCACCAATCCTTCCTTATGTGGTCCCAATTCTTTCTTGAAAATATCCATTTTGCCATAAATTTTTTCGCGGCATTAGTTTTCTTCGCGATTTTTTGGTTGTATTGGGATGCTTGGCGCCACACTCCATTAAGAAGAGATTTTTTTAGATTGATTGGATTTCTTTTACTCGCTGTATCTTTTGTGCTGGAGGCGAGTCAAATTGAAGCCATTTTGTTACCGGCAGGATTAAATAATTCCGGTGTAATTGCTACGTTATTGATTGGCGCGCGTATAATGGGGTATTTTTTGGTGTTGGTTGGTATGATTTTAGACCCGTTGCCAACACATCCGAATGTTCCGACAAGTGGTTTTTCGGCGGGGGTTGTTGCTTCCAGTATTCCTTTTTCGTTTCTTTATTTTCTTTTTCCGCTTGGGGCGGTTAGTGTCGCGTTTATGTATTTGCGTCGTGCCACCCTTGGTTTGGAACGTCACATGCGAACAGCAGCGATCGGTTATTTCTTGTTAAGTATTTCTCATCTTTTTGGTTTAGCGGTCTTATTTCAAAACAGTAGCAATTCAAGATTGAACTTTTTTGTTGCTCCGTTTGGATTTTTTTGGTTCATTGAAAACATTTTTGTCGCGACCGGTATATATGTCTTGGGTTGCTGGGTTTGGCAATATCTTCTTACGCGTGTAAAAACACAGTTCTTTCTGGTGTTTACGAGTGTTTCGTTAGTTGTTTTTATTGTGACGGTTACCTTGTTTACCGGCCTGCTCTTGGCAAATATGCAAACAGCAACACTAAATCAGTTGGCGTCGGACAACAAAATAATGAATTTGGCTTTGGATAGCAAGAAGGCGGAATTATCGGCATACGCAAAAACTATCGCGGAAAACAATCAATTAATAAGTGCTTTGAAAAGCAATGACAGACCCGTGTTGGCATCAATCGCGGAAAAAGGTGTAATAAATTGGAAAATTAACTCGCTACTTGTTTTGGATCCCAACGGAAAAGTGCTTGCCCGGGGAGAGAATAATCAAAATGTCGGTGATTCTTTTTCGGACAACGGACTGGTGAAGAGAGGCCTTGCGGGCCAAGGAAGAAGGTCTTTGACGGTTGTGAATGGGCCTGTCGCGCCAATGGTGTTTGTGCGTGCTGTTGAGCCTGTTTTAGATGGAAATAAGATTACCGGGGTAGTTATGGCAAGTATGTTAATTGACAATGCGTTTGTTGATGGAATCAAACAGGCGACAGGTCTGGAAACGGCAATTTATGGCGACAATGTATTGTCTGCCTCGACGATTCTTTCCACGGATGGAAAATCACGTTGGGTGGGTATCAAAGAAACCAATAAAAAAATAACGGAAAAAGTGCTAAAACAGGGAGAGTTGGTTGTTATGTCTAAACGAATGGTAAATAGTCCATATCTGGCGTCTTTTGCGCCACTTCGCGACGCAGATAACGTCGTGATCGGTATGGTTTTTGTTGGGAAACCGGAAATTTCCATTCTTGTCGCGGCGGGTCAATCATTATCCTACACGTTTATGATCACCGCGCTTCTTATTGTTTTTTCACTTTTGCCGGCATATTTATTGGCGCGACATTTTGCTTATCAACTGCGATAAGATTACAATTAAAAAAATGACACAAACATGGCGCGCATAACAATTATTGAAGATGACCCGATATTATCTAGAATGTATGAACAAGCTTTTTTATTTGAAAGGCATGATGTTGATGTGGCACACAATGGAAAAGAGGGGTTGGAAAAAATTGCGGTAAATCTTCCTACGGTAATTTTGCTGGATGTAATGATGCCGGTAATGAATGGCTTTGAAACTCTTGAAAAGTTAAAAGCAGACCCTAGAACAAAAAATATTCCGGTTATAATGTTAACTAATCTTTCGGAGCAGAAAGACGCGGAACTGGCACTCGCTTACGGCGCAGTTAAGTACATCATAAAAGGGGATTACAATCCAAAGCAGGTGGTGGAGATGGTAAAGGAGATTTTACAGGCTTATACCCGTTATGACGCGCCTAAGTCCGTGGTAAACGTATGAGAGAAAGGGTTTCGGAAGCGCAAGACCACGCGTTTTATCGCGTTGGTTCATTGGGACTGGTCGCAGTTGTGTTTGCGACAATACTTGTTGTATTTGCTTGGCTTATGCAAAAACCAATTGAGAATCAAACTGGCAGTGCTGTTGTGGAAAAAAATGGGGTAAACCGCGTAGAAGTTGGGAAATAGTTGTTTCGTGTTTCGTTTTTGCTTTAAGCGTTGGGTTTGTTGTATAATGGCAGAGTTAACAATAATAATTAATCAAAAATATCATGGCTATCAAAGAAGTATCAAGTGTGTCACTTAACCCGGAGGTTAAAATTGCAAGTAAGGCTCGCGGTTTAAAACCGTTTAATATCGTTGTAATCATCATTGTGATAGTGCTGGTGGCTCTATTCGCTTGGTCGGAAAAGAGTCGCAGAGAGCAAGCGCGTCAATTAAAGCAAACATCTCAAAAACTTAATGAATTAACGAGTTCAAATCAAAAACGCATGGAAGAAGTGGAGAAGGATATTCTCGCTAAAGTGCGTGTGCACGTCGAAATTCCAGATGACCCAAAGCCGGTTATTTTGACGGTGTTGGACGCGGAGAAACTGAAGAAAGATAACCCATTTTACGAAAAAGCGGAAAATGGCGATCATCTGATCGTAACATCCAAATGGGCGGTATTGTACAGCCCAAAGCGTGATAAGATTTTTGGCGCGTCATCGGTAACACCGGAACAAGCCGCGCAAACGCAAAGTCAAGCGAACGGCAATGGTGCTCCGGCTAGTGGTAGTCCGGTAGTCTCTCCAAGTGCGACACCTAAGGCGACGCCGTAATATAAATTAGTATTTGACAAGATTTCGGCTCTGTTTTAACATAGCACCAAGGCTTTTTTACAGATTTACACGACTTTGGGAACGCTATTTGGTAGCTAAACGCTAATTTTTTGGTTCCTACACGTATGATAAATACGCGTAGGTGCTACGTATCCCGCAAAAGCTAATATTCGTTAATTATTTGTAACAATTTACCGTGAGTCCAAAAGACGCGTTGTTAATGACCGGAGTGGTCAAAGAGAATCTGCCGAACACAATGTTTCGTGTCGAGCTCGAAGGAGGGCATGTGGTACTGGCGCATATTTCAGGAAAGATGCGCGTTCACTACATCAGAGTGCTTCCCGGTGATCGTGTGGTTGTAGAGATGAGTCCGTATGACTTGGATCGCGGGAGAATCGTTCAGCGCCTGAAAGATTAATAAAATCAGTAAATATCCTATAAATTCCTCTAAATTACCAAATGACCCAGTAATACAACTTCCAATTTCTTATCAAATGAATTACACATTGAGCAAATCTATGAATAAGCAAAAAGTTTCAACCCTAACAAATTCTAGTTTTGAACGAATCGCATTCGTTCAAATTGGAAGTTGATATACTGGGATGAAAGTTCAAGCATCCGTAAAACCTCGTTGTGGCCAATGCAAAACAGTACGTCGTCGTGGACGCGTATTTGTTACTTGCAAGGCAAACCCTAAACATAAGCAAAGACAAGGATAACGACAGTATGTTATACATCTACGATTTTATGAAAGTATTTATGACAAAAACAACTTTAAACGGTTTTAGGAAGCTTGCTAATTTTCAATTATCAATTTTCAATTTTGCAAATAATTTTCAAAATTGGAAATTTTCAAAACGAAATGAAGTTGTCGTGATGTTTGATAATTTAAGAATTGATAATTCATTGAAAATTGGTAATTGGAAATTGAAAATTTTGGGCGTACTGAATAAGGGAATGTCTGGAAGAGAAACATTTATTTCTGGATACAGTTTAATTTAAGGAGTTACCCCTATGGCATTACGTATTGCAGGCATCGTCGTTCCAGATAACAAGCGCATTGAAATCGCGCTCACCTATATTTATGGTATTGGTCGTCAGTCTAGTCGTGAAATTTTGGAAAAAATCGGCGTGGCGGGAGAAGTCCACACAAAAGACTTGAAAGAATCGGAATCTGCCAAGATTCGTGAGGAAATTGAAAGCAAATATCGTGTTGAGGGCGATCTTCGTCGTGATGTTAGTACCCACATTCGTCGTTTAAAAGACATCGGTTGCTATCGCGGTATTCGTCATATTAAGCGCTTACCGGTGAGAGGACAACGCACAAAGACCAATAGTCGAACAGTGCGTGGCAATGTAAGAAAGACAGCCGGTTCCGGTCGTCGTGCCGCGGCAGAGAAGACCTAACCATTTTTAACAGAATCCCAGTAATACAACTTCCAATTTTTTACCAAATGAATTACACATTGAGCAAATCTATGAATAAGCAAAAAGTTTCAACCTTAACAAATTCCGTTTTTGAACAAACAAAGTTTGTTCAAATTGGAAGTTGATATACTGGGTATGGCAGAAAAAAAGGAAACAACTGAAAAGAAAGTCGAAAAGAAGGTCACGAAGTCGCGTAAGCGTCAACGGACACGCGTTTTGAGTGGCCGTGTCTATATTCAGTCCACTTACAACAACACCATTATTTCCGCCACTGACGCAAAGGGTAACGTTTTGGCTTGGAGTTCTGCCGGTCGTATCGGTTATTCCGGCGCGAAAAAAGCGACGCCTTATGCCGCGCAGGAAATTACGCGTGATTTGATGCAACGGTTGGAACCTTATGGAATGAAAGAAGCGATTGTTTTCGTAAAAGGAATCGGTAGTGCCCGAGAATCCGCGATTCGCGCGTTGGGTGTTCACGGTTTGGTTGTTACGTCAATTAAAGATATTACGCCTATTCCACATAACGGCACGCGTCCACCGCGTCCGCGGAGAGTGTAAAGATACCCATATGTCTGCATTTGATTCAGTCTGCGCACGTTGCCGAAGAGCCAGTGAAAAGCTTTTCTTAAAGGGTGATAAATGTATATCGCCAAAGTGTCCGATGGTGCGTCGTCCATACGCGCCGGGTGTTCACGGTGTTGCCGCTCGTCCCGGTGCCGCCGGTGGTAAAAGTGGCGGGGGAAAAGGTGGTAGTCGCGGTGGTTCGGAATTCGGAAAGCAATTACGCGAAAAGCAAGCATTGCGTGCCACGTATGGAATTCGTGAACGTCAATTGAAGAAATATTACGCTTTGGCTGTTGGTAAAAAAGGTGTTACCGGTGAAATGCTTATTCAATACTTGGAATCTCGCTTAGATAATGTCGTCTTTCGTATGGGTTTTGGTACGTCTCGCGCGCATGCTCGTCAGTTGGTTGGTCACGGCATGTTTAGTGTTAATGGTCGCGCCACAAACATTCCATCTTTCCAAGTTTCCAAAGATGATGTCGTGAAGATTAAGGAAACCAAGAAAGCGAAACCGGTATTTACGGATTTGGCCGATCGCTTGGCAAATAAGACCTTGCCAAACTGGCTCGAACGCGAAGACACCTACACAGCTAAAGTTACAGCTACTCCTGGCCTAGAACCGCACGAAATGCCGGTGGATGTGCAGATGATAGTAGAATTTTACTCCCGGTAATACAACTGCCAATTTTATGAAAATAATTTACTCTATTTTAAGGCAAATAATTAGTTCGATGCTATGTTTATTTATAGCAAAACCGGTTTTTGCAAGCGTTTCAAAAACGTTTGCATTGGCAGTTGATATACCGGGTACTCACGGTAATCTTATTAATTAACTAATACTATGGAAAAAATACCAGTTCCAAATTCCGTCTCCCTGCTCGCCGAAGAGGGAAACGAAGCGACGTTCGAAATTAGTCCTTATTTTCCAGGATACGGACCAACCTTGGGCAACGCTCTTCGTCGCGTGCTTTTGTCGTCACTTCCGGGAGCAGCTGTTACAGCTGTTCGTATCGAAGGTGTTGATCACGAATTTTCAACTGTAACAGGAGTAAAAGAAGACGTTGTCTCTATTTTGCTCAACCTTAAGCAGTTGCGTCTTAAGGTGCACAGCGAAAATCCGGTAGAACTGACCATGAAAGTAAAAGGTGAAAAGATTGTTAAGGCGAAAGATTTTGAAAAGAACGCGGAAGTGGAAATTATTAACAAAGATATGGTCATTGCTCATCTTACCGACCCTAAGGCTGAATTAATCTTACGCGTTACCGCTAAAAACGGTCGTGGTTATGTCCCGGTTGAAACACGCGAAGAAGAAGGGCGTGATTTGGGTGAAATTGCCGTCGACGCCATCTATACTCCGGTCGAACGCGTCAGCTTCAATGTTGAAAACGTGCGTGTCGGCAAAGAAACAGAATTTCACAAATTAATAATGACTATTCGCACGGACGGTACAATCAGCCCACGCGAAGCATTGAGTCAAGCCGCTTCAATTTTGGAAGATCATTTCAAGGAATTGGTTTCCGATTTGAAAGAACGTCTTACGGTTGTTCGCGCCGTTGCGCCGATTGTGGAAGAAGCTTTGACGCCAATTCCGGTTGCCACCGAAGCTGTTAAGGAATTGTCGGACGAAGACAAAGACATGGAAGCCAAGTCGCTCCCAATTCAACGTTTCGCCGTCAGCACCCGCATTCAAAACATCTTGGAAAAAGAAGGCGTAAGAACCGTCGCCGGATTGGTCCAAAAGAACCGCACGCAATTGCTTGATTTTGAAGGTATGGGTGAAAAAGCGGTACAGGAAATTGAAGAAACCCTCAAAGATTTGAATTTAGTTCTAAAGGAGGAGAAAAGCGAAGAATAATGCGCCACCGAAGTAAAAAAATCACTCTTTCCCGTACGCCCGCTGAACGTAAAGCGCTTCAGCGTAAAATGGCTATTTCCTTGTTCAAGGCGGGCCATATTCAAACAACCGCTACTCGCGCCACTTTTGTTCGACGTTTTGTTGAACCGCTTATTACGAAAGGTAAACCGGCGGATTTATCCGCTCGTCGCTACATTATCGCGGCATTGGGTAATGTGGATGCGGCCGAGCTGGTGCTTGCGAAAGCAAAAGAGTATGTTAAACGTCCGGGTGGCTATACGCGTGTTACCAAGCTGGCCAAGCGTCGAGCTGGAGACGCGGCGCCACTCGTTCAATTAGAGTTTGTCTAACCCAGTAATACAACCGCCAACTTGCAAAAATCCATTATTTGACCTATATTTCCTTGACTAATTATATGAAATCTTTAACCTTTATCTCCGTAATTTGTAAGCGTTTCAACGCTTACATTGGCGGTTGATATACTGGGTATGCCCAGTAATACAACTTCCAATTTTAATGAAATGATTATTATATCTTGTATGAAAAAAATGATTAAGCAAAAAATTTCAATCTTAACAAATTCCGTTTTTGAACAAACAAAGTTTGTTCAAATTGGAAGTTGATATACTGGGTAAAATTCAATCAAATGACTAAAGAACTTAAAGAAGCAAAGAAAAAGGAAGAATACACTGACCGTAAATGGCGTCTTTATGATGCCGACGGGAAGATTTTGGGTCGTCTCGCGACGGAAATTGCCGATCATTTGCGCGGTAAATATCAACCAACTTATGTCCCGTACAAAGATACCGGTGACGTGGTGGTTGTAATCAATACCGATAAAATCAAAGTTACCGGCAATAAGGAAACCAAGAAGATTTATCGCTGGCACAGTTGGTATCCGGGTGGACTGACGGAAAAGAAATTTCATGAAGTTATGGAAAAAGATTCTCGCGTCCCGCTCGAAGAAGCGGTTTACGGCATGATTCCGCATAATCGTTTGCGTCGAAAAATGATGGCCAGACTAAAGCTTTATCCGGGTACGGAACACAAGCACGGTGCCGCCCCCTTTGAACCATCATCCAACTAACATGCCTATCGCATTATCTGACGTCGCTCGTCGCTATATTGAAGGAATCGGTCGTCGTAAAACCGCGATTGCTCGCGTGCGTATTACGCATAATGGTTCAGGAGTGTTTCTAGTAAACAATTTGCCGTGGGATAAGTATTTCCCGACCATCGATATGCAAAAAGCGGCGCGTGATCCGTTTGATATCACCGGAAACTGGGGTCAGTTTGATGTTTCTGTTAAGGTAAACGGTGGCGGTCCGCATTCTCAAGCCGGAGCGGTGAAATTGGGAGTTGCGCGTGCTTTGGTAAAACACGACGAAACCTATCGCAAAATTTTGCGCGATACGGGGATGATGACCCGCGATCCGCGTCACAAGGAACGTAAAAAGCCGGGTCTCAAGCGTGCCCGTAAAGCGCCACAGTGGCAGAAGCGGTAAATCAGGAAGTAAGGGTCGGACTTTGCGAAAAGGTCCGACCCTCATTGGTAATAATAGCTAGTTTAAGCCAAAAATAGTATTTTTAATAATATACTATTGACAATTTCTGAAATTAGGAGTACTATTACTTTTCTGCTTACAAAACGAACTCAGCCAAGAGCTGGGGTTTCCCAGTAATACAACTTCCATTTTCAAGGTGATATTTAATTGTTTGGAAGGGGTTTGGAAGCAGGAATAGCCAGTAATCCTAGTAAATTCAAAAAGAGCGAATGCGTTCGCTCAAAATGGAAGTTGATATACTGGGTTTCCGCCACTCACAGACGTAAAACAGATGTAATAATGATTTAGCTGATTATATACGAAGTGAGTGGTGGGAAGGTTCTGGTGTTAGTCGCACATTCCGCCGACGCCTTGTCCGGCAAACGGCCAGTGCGAAATACCTCGGCATAATTTAGCCGAGTCGTGAGAGGAAGGCGAACGTTTTTGGCGGAGTGGCCATTTCACGCCGAATCCCCAAAAAGACGTCTCACGAGCCAGAACCAACTTATACAAAAGCGGGTCAGTGTGTTTCACACAGACCCGCTCTTTCTTTGGCTTAAATCAGGCCGGTTTGGCGTCGCAGAGTTCGACTTTGTGAAAGGTCGAACCCGAGCGCACAAGGTCGGACTTTGCGAAAAGGTCCGACCTTGATTGGCGGTGAAACGGACGCGACCAATGCGGGTCGGACCGCTACAGCAGTCCGACCCGAGTACGACCCTGTTTAATTTTAATATTTGCGCAAAACTGCCTTTACGATTCCCTGTATAACCGGATTTTTCGCATAGATCGGCTTCATGGTTTTGTTGGCGGGTTGCAGGCGAATGCGAGTGGGTTCACGGTAATAACGTTTTAACGTGGCATATTCATTTTCCAACAACGCAACAACCGTGTCGCCGTTTTTGGGGTAGAAGTTTCTTTCTGCCACGACGTAGTCGCCATCATGGATGCCGTCTTCGATCATTGAGTCGCCTTTAACCTGTAGAACAAAACAATTGAGATTGGGAAGTAATTCCAGCGGTACGGCGATGCGTTCGTTTTGTTGAATGGCTTCAATGGGCTTGCCGGCGGCAATCATGCCGATTAACGGCAATTCAACGGCTTTAGTGAACCAGCCCATTTTTTGCGTGAGTTCAAAACTGCGTGCTTCACCCTCGTCGGTTTGAATATAGCCTTTTTTGGTTAGAATTTGGCAATGCTCGAAAACCGTGGCGGGGGAGGAAAGGCCTAGTCCCTGGGCGATTTCGCGATAAGACGGGGCGTAGGAATGGGTGGCTAAAAACTCCTTAATGAAATTAAGTACTTCTGACTGCTTTTTTGATAGATGCTTATTGGACATTGGTTTGGTCATGTGGATAAGTATAAGACGAACGGAAAACGAATGCAAATTTTTAAAGGGGACAGGTATCAGGTCGCCCAGCAAGGCGAGCCTCGCCCAGATGGGCGGGGTACAGGTCGACAGGACTTTGAGGATACTCCTTAAATTAAACTACTATAAAAAAGGCGCCCTTGGGGTGCCTGAAATGTGCTATTGCCGTTTTTTTGACTTCTTATTGTTTCCCGCCGCCCAGGCTTCAATGAAATGTGCGAGGTCTCCGGCGGCCTTGCGCAGTTCGACAAGCCTTTCCTGTGATTTTGGCATGTTCTTGTCTTTTGGTAAGAGTGTGTAGCATGGGTCGTGTTGACTTTCGTCTGGAATGAATTGCCAGTGGATGCTTTTTTCTCGATTCCAAACGTAAATCAGTCTTTTCACCCACTTCACGTTCCCACCAATTATGTCTTCTGGGGTAACCCTGAAAATGATCCATGGAAACGGTTCCGATGCTATGTGCCCCCAAAAATAACTCACGTAGACGATCGGAAAGTATTTCTTAACTTCCTCAACAAGACTATCAAAGGGATCACACTTCTTCGTACCTTCTTGACTCAAGTGCTCTGTGCTCACGAAAAGCTCCTTTTTGTTTCGATTGTTAAAAAATAGAACACGCAACTTCTCCTTTGTGGAGAAAGAATATAGTATGACTGAGATGATAAATTGTCAAACCCACCCCCGCCCTCCCTTGAAAAAGGGAGGGAATGACGCGTCGATTCCTCCCCTTATTCAAGGGTTGCACACGCATCGGCGGTGTTGTCCTGATGGTCTAAAGGTGTGGAGGGGTTTTGTTAATAATTCTCGCCATGCGTATCGGCGTTGATATTCGTTGTTTAATGGATGGTGGCAGGACGGGTGTGGAAGAATACACGTTGAGCCTTTTAAATTCCATGTTAAAACAAAACCAGACCGACACCTTTGTTTTGTTTGCCAATTCCCGTAAACCGATGTTGCTACCAAAAATCGAAGCACCGAATGTCGAGTGGCGCACTTTTTCGTATCCAAACAAGATATTTAACACAGCATTGAAAATTTTTCGTTGGCCGAAAATCGATCAATTAATTGGTGGGGTTGATGTTTTGTTTGTGCCCAGTGTACGGCTTGCGCCTTGTTCGGTAAAATGCCCGATCGTCGTTACTTTTCACGATCTCTCTTTTGTGCGTCATCCGGAATATTTTTCATGGAAGCGACGTGTTTGGCATTGGTTTATGGAACCAAAATCTCTGGCGAAAAACGCAAAAAAAATTATCGCTGTTTCCAAAACTACCGCTAATGATTTGGAAGAACTTTATAAAATTCCAAACGAAAAAATTGCTGTCGTTCATTCTGGCGTGCATCGAAATTTTCGTCCTGTTGATTTCCATTCCGAAGAAACAAAAAAGGTGAAGGAGAGATATTCGTTGCCTGAAAAGTTTATTCTTTTTCTTGGTACCATTGAACCGCGGAAAAACATTGACGGCCTGATATCCGCATATGAAGAAATTAGGCGAAAAGGCGTTGAACAAAAATTGGTAATCGCCGGTGTGCGGGGTTGGGTAAAGAAAGATTTTTTTCAGCGCATCAAAACCAGTGAATTTGCGAAAGATATTATTTTGACCGGTTTTGTGAAAGATGAAGATAAGCCCGCGCTGTATAGTATCGCGAGTCTTTTTGTTTACCCAAGTTTTTATGAAGGTTTTGGATTTCCCCCACTCGAAGCCTTGTTGTGTGGAACGCCGGTAATCACTTCTTACAATTCGGCGATTCCGGAAATTGCCGGGCAATGGGCGACGCTGGTAAATCCTTATGACCCGAATGAACTGGCAGTAGTGATTTTGGAAGAGTTGAAAAAAGAAAAGAAGGTTTTGCCAACAGTAAGCACAGAGGTCTTAGAAAAATACAATTGGGAACGGGCGGGAAGGGAGACACTTGAGGTTTTAAAAGAAGCTATACATGAAAATTCAAAATAAATATTCTTATTTAAGTTTTTAAATCTCAATGTCCAAACCCCAAATCCCAACAAAACTCTAAATCTAAAATGGCCAAAAACACGTGTTTTTTTGGATTTAGGTAATTAGGATTTTGTTGGACATTGGTCATTGGGGTTTGGGATTTATTATGTTGATTCTAAAAATACCAATAATGGTATATTAAGCTTAT is a window of bacterium DNA encoding:
- the rpsI gene encoding 30S ribosomal protein S9, translating into MPIALSDVARRYIEGIGRRKTAIARVRITHNGSGVFLVNNLPWDKYFPTIDMQKAARDPFDITGNWGQFDVSVKVNGGGPHSQAGAVKLGVARALVKHDETYRKILRDTGMMTRDPRHKERKKPGLKRARKAPQWQKR
- the rplM gene encoding 50S ribosomal protein L13, whose amino-acid sequence is MTKELKEAKKKEEYTDRKWRLYDADGKILGRLATEIADHLRGKYQPTYVPYKDTGDVVVVINTDKIKVTGNKETKKIYRWHSWYPGGLTEKKFHEVMEKDSRVPLEEAVYGMIPHNRLRRKMMARLKLYPGTEHKHGAAPFEPSSN
- a CDS encoding glycosyltransferase family 1 protein; the encoded protein is MRIGVDIRCLMDGGRTGVEEYTLSLLNSMLKQNQTDTFVLFANSRKPMLLPKIEAPNVEWRTFSYPNKIFNTALKIFRWPKIDQLIGGVDVLFVPSVRLAPCSVKCPIVVTFHDLSFVRHPEYFSWKRRVWHWFMEPKSLAKNAKKIIAVSKTTANDLEELYKIPNEKIAVVHSGVHRNFRPVDFHSEETKKVKERYSLPEKFILFLGTIEPRKNIDGLISAYEEIRRKGVEQKLVIAGVRGWVKKDFFQRIKTSEFAKDIILTGFVKDEDKPALYSIASLFVYPSFYEGFGFPPLEALLCGTPVITSYNSAIPEIAGQWATLVNPYDPNELAVVILEELKKEKKVLPTVSTEVLEKYNWERAGRETLEVLKEAIHENSK
- the lexA gene encoding transcriptional repressor LexA, encoding MTKPMSNKHLSKKQSEVLNFIKEFLATHSYAPSYREIAQGLGLSSPATVFEHCQILTKKGYIQTDEGEARSFELTQKMGWFTKAVELPLIGMIAAGKPIEAIQQNERIAVPLELLPNLNCFVLQVKGDSMIEDGIHDGDYVVAERNFYPKNGDTVVALLENEYATLKRYYREPTRIRLQPANKTMKPIYAKNPVIQGIVKAVLRKY